Proteins encoded in a region of the Bacillus sp. T3 genome:
- a CDS encoding amino acid permease — MSPFVAALTRHGLGWAGNSINFVLVSAILSTMLAATFGLGRMIWSLANEGYAPSFIKGRGGVPYRGILCSGAAMLAGLGLGLMLPANVYTFLVSSGGFALLFTYVIIVASHIKLRKRNGCPNNGKCQLPGYPYTSWFALISLVVVIFSMPLVRGQGAGLAAGLLLLITYSLCYFFMKTRKQRHEQVEKDKGKSPFRLKGFQPNYGVETSEELGPYHDKKKDE; from the coding sequence GTGAGTCCTTTCGTCGCTGCTTTGACTCGACACGGTTTAGGCTGGGCCGGTAACAGTATAAATTTTGTGCTCGTATCGGCCATCCTATCAACAATGTTAGCTGCAACCTTTGGCTTAGGAAGGATGATTTGGTCTTTAGCAAATGAAGGCTATGCACCATCGTTTATTAAAGGTAGGGGCGGGGTTCCATATCGCGGAATACTATGTTCAGGAGCGGCAATGCTTGCTGGACTAGGTCTAGGATTAATGTTGCCAGCCAATGTGTATACCTTTTTAGTAAGTTCGGGTGGCTTTGCACTGCTGTTTACCTACGTGATAATCGTTGCCTCCCATATTAAATTGCGTAAAAGGAACGGTTGCCCTAATAACGGGAAATGTCAGCTACCTGGTTATCCATATACCTCCTGGTTCGCGTTGATAAGCCTTGTTGTGGTCATTTTCAGTATGCCGCTTGTTCGTGGGCAAGGTGCAGGACTTGCTGCAGGATTACTCCTGTTAATCACCTATTCACTTTGTTATTTTTTTATGAAAACAAGAAAGCAACGGCATGAACAAGTTGAAAAAGATAAAGGGAAATCTCCATTTAGACTTAAGGGGTTTCAGCCTAATTATGGTGTAGAGACATCTGAAGAACTTGGTCCATACCATGATAAAAAGAAAGATGAGTGA
- a CDS encoding amino acid permease, with protein MEKGMSVLHLTMMGLGTVVGGSFFFGLSLALHAAGPSVILSYLIGGAIVYVILFSLSEMTVADPAPGSFRTFAGKAYGPGLGFVVGWVYWTGLILAMSSEATAASILIKSWFPGISVGLLGAAIIIGVTLLNLLGAERLSKLESGLAVIKLLAIVGFIILGLALIVGFFPGNPQVGFGELTREPIFAGGIGGIAGSMLMVLFTYAGFEIIGLAASETKDPQKTVPRAIIFTVIGLITLYVGAVAVLLPLIPTTALPGRSESFRRCFDSTRFRLGR; from the coding sequence ATGGAAAAAGGAATGTCAGTTTTGCATTTAACTATGATGGGACTAGGGACAGTTGTGGGAGGCTCATTTTTTTTCGGTTTGTCGTTAGCCCTTCACGCTGCTGGTCCTTCTGTCATTCTTTCCTACTTAATAGGTGGAGCAATCGTTTATGTCATTCTTTTTTCCTTATCGGAAATGACAGTAGCAGATCCAGCACCGGGATCGTTCCGAACATTTGCCGGTAAAGCGTATGGACCGGGTTTAGGGTTTGTGGTTGGTTGGGTCTACTGGACGGGATTAATTCTTGCTATGTCAAGTGAGGCGACAGCTGCCTCAATATTAATAAAAAGCTGGTTTCCAGGAATATCGGTTGGTTTGCTTGGTGCAGCCATCATTATAGGTGTGACACTGTTAAATTTATTGGGTGCTGAGCGGCTGAGCAAACTAGAAAGTGGACTTGCGGTAATAAAACTACTTGCCATTGTTGGTTTTATCATTCTCGGACTGGCCCTTATTGTTGGATTTTTTCCTGGTAATCCTCAGGTAGGTTTTGGAGAATTAACGAGGGAGCCTATATTTGCTGGGGGAATTGGCGGCATCGCAGGAAGTATGTTAATGGTGTTATTCACATATGCTGGATTTGAGATTATTGGTCTAGCAGCCTCGGAAACGAAGGATCCGCAAAAAACGGTGCCACGCGCGATTATTTTTACAGTGATTGGACTAATCACCCTTTATGTTGGAGCTGTAGCGGTGTTACTTCCATTAATTCCGACCACTGCGCTTCCTGGAAGAAGTGAGTCCTTTCGTCGCTGCTTTGACTCGACACGGTTTAGGCTGGGCCGGTAA
- the phaQ gene encoding poly-beta-hydroxybutyrate-responsive repressor, which produces MAKNNETQSIQPSKNFVMPFILLLLSKMSLHGYELSQKLQAFGFHSIDQGNLYRLLRQLEKENLVQSEWDTTGAGPAKRRYTITDVGVTYLKGYANQLESYQSMLDQFFNMYSSFLELYIPSFISEGSNREKNADKGRKRMNPKKSEQVVLKATQKKAETNEFTNPADLLVDTVWDQYEQTLERSRQFGKNEKMRF; this is translated from the coding sequence TTGGCAAAGAATAATGAAACTCAATCCATTCAGCCATCAAAAAACTTTGTGATGCCATTTATCTTATTACTACTCAGCAAGATGTCACTCCATGGGTACGAATTAAGCCAAAAGCTCCAAGCATTCGGCTTTCATTCGATTGACCAAGGGAATTTATATCGACTACTACGGCAACTAGAGAAGGAAAATCTTGTTCAATCGGAATGGGATACAACGGGTGCGGGTCCTGCAAAACGAAGATACACAATTACGGACGTAGGGGTAACGTATTTGAAGGGCTATGCTAACCAATTAGAGAGCTACCAATCGATGCTAGACCAATTTTTTAACATGTATTCCAGCTTTCTTGAGCTCTATATCCCTTCATTTATTAGCGAAGGATCCAATAGAGAAAAAAATGCGGACAAGGGGAGAAAAAGAATGAATCCGAAGAAGAGTGAACAAGTAGTACTAAAAGCTACTCAAAAAAAGGCCGAAACGAATGAATTTACAAATCCAGCGGATTTATTAGTTGATACAGTTTGGGACCAGTATGAACAAACGTTAGAACGGTCAAGACAATTTGGGAAGAACGAGAAGATGCGCTTCTAA
- a CDS encoding ferric reductase-like transmembrane domain-containing protein has protein sequence MVEFFDRLGEVLTVWSSTRAAGLTAYVLFFISVAIGMYQSFPNVSSENKLILRSVHQWAGWLGLWFGSFHGIVLLFDQEVHFSLKEIFVPFASNTDTILVSLGIISFYIILIIMVSSDLIKIVGKRLWKSIHFLSIPGFFFALLHGVLMGTDSQSSWILGIYLITGAIVGGLFIIRTSKSMGKTSENPMSL, from the coding sequence ATGGTTGAATTTTTCGATCGTTTAGGAGAGGTATTAACAGTTTGGAGTTCAACGAGGGCTGCGGGGTTAACGGCTTATGTTTTGTTTTTTATTTCTGTGGCGATCGGTATGTATCAAAGCTTTCCAAATGTTTCATCCGAGAATAAATTAATCCTTCGGTCAGTTCATCAATGGGCAGGTTGGCTTGGGTTATGGTTTGGAAGCTTTCACGGTATAGTCTTACTATTTGATCAAGAAGTTCATTTTAGTCTAAAAGAAATTTTTGTTCCGTTTGCTTCAAATACTGATACTATTTTGGTGTCACTGGGAATAATATCTTTTTATATAATATTAATCATCATGGTATCCTCAGATTTGATCAAGATAGTTGGAAAACGTCTTTGGAAGTCGATTCATTTTCTATCGATTCCTGGATTCTTTTTTGCACTTCTTCATGGAGTTTTGATGGGTACGGACTCACAAAGTAGTTGGATTCTTGGCATTTACTTAATTACAGGTGCCATCGTCGGGGGATTATTCATCATAAGAACAAGCAAATCAATGGGAAAAACCAGCGAAAACCCCATGTCACTTTAA
- a CDS encoding DMT family transporter: MTGRNKKFIYLTLVLVMAAWGLNVIATKLIVSAFMPVTITAFRIFTAGVCVFVILAFMKKIRKPTKRELRFILIGAIFNVVIHHYFLSIGLKQTSASNGGLILGLGPLLTTLLAILFLGTSVTMARIVSVVLGFCGVIMVVLKDGSISGISIGDIYVFLSILSQAISFIFISKISRSLDPRLMTGYMLLIGSFLLFVISLVKEPHGLNGLAQGSVHVWLVFFASAFFATAVGHMVYNFAVGQIGAAETSVFINLNPLFALISAVVFLHEKVVLMQVIGFGFIIAGVLVGSDLWVELIKNARQRKNKQISA, encoded by the coding sequence TTGACTGGAAGGAATAAAAAATTTATTTATTTAACCTTAGTTTTAGTAATGGCTGCCTGGGGATTGAACGTAATTGCAACAAAGTTAATTGTTTCCGCCTTTATGCCCGTAACAATAACAGCGTTTCGGATTTTTACTGCGGGTGTTTGTGTATTTGTTATTCTTGCTTTTATGAAAAAAATTCGTAAACCGACCAAACGAGAGCTTCGTTTTATTCTGATTGGAGCTATCTTTAATGTCGTTATTCATCATTACTTTTTATCAATTGGACTTAAACAAACTTCCGCATCCAATGGCGGACTGATACTCGGTTTAGGACCTTTGTTAACAACCTTACTAGCTATTCTATTTTTGGGGACCTCTGTCACAATGGCCCGAATTGTTAGTGTGGTTCTCGGCTTTTGTGGTGTGATAATGGTTGTCTTAAAAGATGGTAGCATAAGTGGAATTTCGATTGGGGACATATATGTATTTTTATCGATCCTATCACAGGCGATAAGCTTTATTTTTATTAGCAAAATCTCTAGATCGTTAGATCCGCGCTTAATGACAGGCTATATGCTGTTAATCGGTTCATTCTTGTTATTTGTAATTAGCTTAGTGAAGGAACCGCATGGTTTAAATGGGTTAGCCCAGGGGAGCGTCCATGTGTGGCTTGTGTTTTTTGCTTCAGCGTTTTTTGCCACCGCAGTTGGTCACATGGTTTATAACTTTGCAGTTGGACAAATCGGAGCGGCTGAAACTTCTGTTTTCATCAACTTAAATCCGCTTTTTGCATTAATCAGCGCAGTCGTTTTTCTCCATGAGAAAGTAGTTTTAATGCAAGTCATCGGCTTTGGCTTCATCATCGCTGGCGTTTTGGTTGGCTCAGACCTGTGGGTTGAACTGATTAAAAATGCTCGTCAGCGAAAAAATAAACAAATAAGTGCCTAG
- a CDS encoding magnesium transporter CorA family protein yields the protein MRRFYYDRILRCKREKKIEKLDDITKGCWINLTAPSESEINLVANKLNIPVDFFKDALDDEERSRIEREDNNVLIIVDFPYITHDDAGLPIYETIPIGMVITEDCFITVSLKETPILSDFYNNKIKGFFTNKKTRFALQILFSISTYYLRYLKQINKKTDEIERGLHRSMKNKELYALLALEKSLVYFTTSLKSNKIVLEKLLRLNHLRMYEEDKDLLEDVIIETQQAIEMAEIYSSILSGMMDAFASVISNNLNIVMKFLTSITIILALPTMVSSFFGMNVELPFQHNHDAFSYILIFVIFLSGLTTFIFWKKKFF from the coding sequence ATGAGGAGGTTTTATTATGATCGAATACTTCGTTGCAAACGGGAAAAAAAGATCGAAAAATTAGATGACATTACAAAAGGCTGCTGGATTAATTTAACGGCGCCAAGTGAAAGTGAAATAAATTTGGTAGCCAATAAGCTCAATATACCGGTTGATTTTTTCAAGGATGCATTGGACGATGAGGAAAGATCAAGGATTGAACGCGAAGACAATAACGTTTTAATTATCGTAGACTTTCCGTATATCACTCATGATGATGCAGGGTTGCCAATTTATGAAACGATTCCAATCGGGATGGTTATTACGGAGGATTGTTTTATTACAGTCTCCTTAAAAGAAACACCGATTTTGAGTGATTTTTACAATAATAAAATAAAAGGATTTTTTACAAATAAAAAAACACGTTTTGCTTTGCAAATTCTGTTTTCAATTTCAACTTACTATTTAAGATACTTAAAGCAAATAAATAAAAAGACAGATGAAATTGAACGAGGGCTCCATCGGTCGATGAAGAATAAAGAGCTCTATGCATTATTAGCTTTGGAAAAAAGTTTAGTTTATTTTACTACTTCTTTAAAATCAAATAAAATTGTTTTAGAAAAATTGTTACGATTAAATCATCTGAGAATGTATGAAGAGGATAAAGATTTATTAGAAGATGTTATTATTGAAACCCAACAGGCTATTGAAATGGCCGAAATTTATAGCAGTATTTTAAGTGGGATGATGGATGCTTTTGCATCTGTTATATCTAATAATTTAAACATTGTCATGAAATTTTTAACCTCTATAACCATTATTTTAGCCTTGCCAACAATGGTTTCCAGTTTTTTTGGTATGAATGTTGAATTACCGTTCCAACATAATCATGACGCGTTCTCTTATATTTTAATATTTGTTATATTCCTATCTGGACTTACTACTTTTATATTCTGGAAGAAAAAATTCTTTTAA
- a CDS encoding formate/nitrite transporter family protein, protein MAFFKPEQIANITVENGKKKTQYSLLKSIILGFQAGAFISLGYLLFIRVTAPLTGEIAGISSILGAALFPIGLILTLIAGGELLTGNMMAVPLAWLARKITVKQLLVNWTIITVSNFIGALFVAYVFGHIVGLTETDMFLEKTVSIAEHKLEASFIQAFFSGIGCNWLVAAAVWLSYGSEDMTGKILGIWFPTMTFVAIGFQHVVANMFVIPAAIFAGHFTWLEYLHNFVPVFLGNAVGGSVFVAVAYYHAYKKNIVKNELSQASPNLTLMKRGGM, encoded by the coding sequence ATGGCTTTTTTTAAGCCGGAACAAATCGCTAATATTACAGTCGAAAACGGGAAGAAGAAAACACAGTATTCCTTGTTAAAGTCTATAATACTAGGGTTCCAGGCAGGTGCATTTATTTCTTTGGGCTATTTGTTGTTTATTCGTGTTACAGCACCACTTACTGGAGAAATCGCTGGGATTAGCTCGATTTTAGGGGCAGCGTTGTTTCCAATTGGCCTTATTTTAACCTTAATTGCTGGTGGAGAGCTGTTAACAGGAAATATGATGGCTGTTCCCTTAGCATGGTTAGCACGAAAAATAACGGTAAAGCAGCTTTTAGTCAATTGGACTATTATTACTGTTAGTAATTTCATTGGGGCGCTCTTTGTTGCCTACGTTTTTGGTCATATTGTTGGCTTAACTGAAACGGATATGTTTTTAGAAAAAACAGTTAGTATTGCTGAACATAAGCTGGAGGCAAGTTTTATCCAAGCTTTCTTTTCAGGAATAGGCTGTAACTGGCTGGTCGCAGCTGCAGTTTGGCTATCTTACGGTTCAGAGGATATGACGGGGAAGATACTTGGGATTTGGTTTCCAACCATGACCTTTGTTGCCATCGGCTTTCAACACGTTGTCGCAAATATGTTTGTGATTCCCGCTGCAATTTTTGCAGGGCACTTTACATGGCTAGAATATCTTCATAACTTTGTTCCAGTATTCTTAGGTAATGCGGTTGGCGGTTCTGTGTTTGTTGCGGTTGCATATTACCATGCTTATAAGAAAAATATTGTGAAAAATGAGCTTTCTCAAGCTTCTCCTAATCTGACATTAATGAAAAGAGGCGGAATGTAG
- a CDS encoding sirohydrochlorin chelatase, which yields MKSILFVGHGSRDPEGNDQVRQFIQKMKGRIDQSLLVETCFLEFELPTVPQGIDQCVQKGASHIVVIPIMLLPAGHSKIHIPAAIDEARAKYPHIQLTYGRPIGIHEENISILKTRLEEIGEDVNRPEQDSAVLLLGRGGSDPDANSDLYKMARLFWEKTNYQLVEAAFMGVTDPLVDAGIERCIKLGAKKVMILPYFLFTGILIKRLINMLEEFKAKYPEVEFKLAGYFGFHPKLESILLDRVNEALQDEVKMNCDTCIYRIEAMEHIDHHHHHDHDHGHAHHHHHHDHDHGHAHHHHDHEHHHHHEHDHSHEHHHDHQEKADVVR from the coding sequence ATGAAGTCGATTTTATTTGTAGGGCATGGAAGTAGAGATCCAGAAGGAAATGATCAAGTCCGCCAATTTATCCAGAAGATGAAGGGACGTATAGACCAGTCTTTGTTAGTTGAAACGTGTTTTTTGGAATTTGAATTACCTACTGTCCCACAAGGGATTGATCAATGTGTGCAAAAAGGAGCGAGTCACATCGTTGTGATTCCAATTATGCTCCTTCCAGCAGGTCATTCGAAGATTCATATCCCTGCAGCAATCGACGAAGCGCGCGCCAAATATCCGCATATTCAACTTACGTACGGTCGTCCAATTGGGATCCATGAGGAAAACATATCGATTTTAAAAACAAGATTAGAAGAAATAGGGGAAGATGTGAACAGGCCTGAGCAAGACAGTGCAGTTCTCCTATTAGGGCGCGGTGGTAGTGACCCTGATGCCAATAGTGATTTGTATAAAATGGCGCGGTTATTTTGGGAGAAGACAAATTACCAGCTTGTTGAAGCGGCGTTCATGGGAGTTACAGATCCACTAGTCGATGCTGGTATTGAGCGGTGTATTAAACTCGGAGCGAAAAAAGTAATGATTTTACCTTACTTTTTATTTACCGGAATTCTAATCAAACGTTTGATTAACATGCTTGAGGAGTTTAAAGCAAAATATCCTGAGGTTGAGTTCAAGCTGGCTGGCTATTTTGGCTTTCATCCAAAATTAGAAAGTATTCTATTAGACCGTGTGAATGAGGCTTTGCAGGATGAAGTAAAGATGAATTGTGATACGTGTATTTATCGAATTGAGGCAATGGAGCACATCGATCACCATCATCACCATGATCATGACCACGGGCATGCACATCACCATCATCACCATGATCATGACCACGGGCATGCACATCACCATCATGATCATGAGCATCATCACCACCACGAACATGACCATAGCCACGAACATCATCACGACCATCAAGAAAAGGCTGATGTTGTACGATGA
- a CDS encoding polyhydroxyalkanoate biosynthesis repressor PhaR — protein sequence MPSQSLHDTYDVLNKITELWEKQLNLYLSTIKNNGEIETIAKTGMDSQTKSLQLIRKNQELFASMLNIPTKSDLEKLVNRENQTDEKLDSLEEQLWGLSEAVQSSNKDIESVIDVSKEIIKLTKQLKSELIKTKKQLAETKDLQSDLVEMKKELIQLNTFKEEFEMLKTLIDKGEQKEAVVAGGSSNQANS from the coding sequence ATGCCAAGCCAAAGTTTACATGATACATATGATGTACTAAATAAAATCACAGAGCTCTGGGAGAAACAATTAAACCTTTATCTATCTACTATAAAAAATAATGGGGAGATAGAGACAATTGCAAAGACAGGCATGGACTCGCAAACAAAGTCTCTTCAGCTTATAAGAAAAAATCAAGAATTATTTGCAAGCATGCTTAATATTCCAACAAAAAGTGACCTTGAAAAATTGGTCAATCGTGAAAATCAAACAGATGAAAAACTAGACTCACTTGAGGAACAGCTATGGGGATTGAGCGAGGCTGTCCAATCCTCGAACAAGGATATTGAAAGTGTGATAGATGTTTCGAAAGAAATCATTAAACTTACGAAGCAATTAAAATCTGAACTAATTAAAACGAAAAAGCAACTCGCTGAAACAAAGGATTTACAATCAGATTTAGTAGAAATGAAAAAGGAATTGATTCAATTAAATACATTTAAAGAAGAATTTGAAATGCTTAAGACCTTAATTGATAAAGGGGAACAAAAGGAAGCGGTAGTGGCAGGAGGATCCAGCAATCAAGCAAATAGTTAA
- a CDS encoding alpha/beta hydrolase encodes MKEGWHNQFELSDQFDLIIPDLRGHGDHKSTIGISIQNFAADIVQLLQELNIETAHICGLSLGGLVAQEIYRQASHVCRSLMLVSTFHYMPRQIGNLLYKLRKLRASSLSTEAHQKLAARVCLYSWSEENYQHFIKYYRPDQETYIKSVESAMKVNNTSLLPKISIPTLIIGGQYDSVTPVWVQLLMHKQISHSEFVIMRNTGHYAKLEAKEAFNKTLRDFLEKQTREKPAC; translated from the coding sequence ATGAAAGAAGGATGGCACAATCAGTTTGAGCTATCAGATCAATTTGATTTGATTATTCCTGATTTACGCGGACATGGTGATCATAAAAGTACAATTGGCATCTCAATCCAGAATTTCGCAGCGGATATCGTTCAGTTACTTCAAGAACTCAATATTGAAACCGCTCACATATGTGGCCTATCCTTAGGCGGCCTAGTCGCCCAGGAAATTTATCGCCAAGCATCACATGTCTGTCGATCATTGATGCTAGTCAGTACGTTCCACTATATGCCGAGACAAATTGGAAATTTACTCTATAAATTACGCAAACTCAGAGCCAGCTCGCTTTCGACAGAAGCTCATCAAAAATTAGCCGCTCGTGTTTGTTTGTATTCATGGAGTGAAGAAAATTATCAGCATTTTATAAAATATTACCGTCCTGATCAAGAAACGTATATTAAGTCAGTTGAATCAGCCATGAAAGTAAATAATACTTCCTTACTACCTAAAATAAGCATTCCTACGTTGATTATTGGTGGCCAGTACGATTCCGTTACACCAGTTTGGGTCCAATTGTTAATGCACAAACAAATTAGTCATTCTGAATTTGTGATTATGAGAAATACGGGCCATTATGCAAAATTAGAAGCAAAAGAAGCCTTCAATAAGACATTGCGTGATTTTTTGGAAAAACAAACCCGAGAAAAGCCCGCGTGTTGA
- a CDS encoding FAD:protein FMN transferase, producing MHSFSAMNTQISTYGLSDTASKKIESMFHFTEGKLSRFLRDSELSQLNRSGGNPFLASDFLFQILNTANEFYHKTDGIFNPYIGKTMCEIGYDRSFEKISIEQRISGQTIATPKAPHPVSIDTRMKSIMLTEGVEVDLGGIAKGWAAQQISELLRSKRVTRGVIDAGGDLAIWGGTDRAWEVNIVHPNDPTLNIFEFSVGMDVGIATSSTIKRRWLNENGATVHHIIDPRTLKNGDSDFIQVTVLAPNLTIAEVYAKCLLILGSVQGKVWIEQKAPDLAYLGVKGNGSVVMGGEIENYCKEGVVIHG from the coding sequence ATGCATTCATTTTCTGCTATGAATACTCAAATTAGTACTTATGGTCTGTCAGATACAGCCTCTAAAAAGATAGAATCGATGTTTCATTTTACTGAAGGAAAACTTAGTCGATTTCTTAGAGACAGTGAGTTGTCACAGCTAAATCGTTCGGGAGGTAATCCTTTTCTAGCTTCTGACTTTTTATTTCAAATTCTTAATACAGCAAATGAGTTTTATCATAAAACAGATGGGATATTCAACCCGTACATCGGAAAAACAATGTGTGAAATAGGATATGATCGAAGTTTTGAAAAAATTAGCATAGAACAACGAATATCAGGTCAAACAATTGCCACTCCTAAAGCTCCTCATCCTGTCAGTATAGATACAAGAATGAAGAGTATTATGCTAACTGAGGGAGTGGAAGTTGACTTGGGTGGTATTGCCAAAGGCTGGGCAGCACAACAAATATCCGAGCTTTTACGAAGTAAACGTGTTACTAGAGGAGTAATTGATGCTGGTGGAGACCTAGCCATTTGGGGTGGGACGGATAGGGCTTGGGAAGTTAACATTGTTCATCCTAACGATCCAACTTTGAATATTTTTGAATTTAGTGTTGGGATGGATGTGGGCATTGCAACAAGTAGCACGATAAAGAGACGCTGGTTAAATGAAAATGGTGCTACTGTCCATCATATAATCGATCCGAGAACATTGAAAAATGGAGATTCTGACTTCATTCAAGTGACTGTTTTAGCTCCGAACTTAACGATCGCGGAGGTTTATGCTAAGTGTCTTTTAATCCTAGGGTCAGTACAAGGGAAGGTATGGATTGAACAAAAGGCGCCTGATCTTGCTTATTTAGGCGTAAAGGGGAATGGGTCGGTTGTTATGGGTGGGGAAATCGAAAATTATTGTAAGGAAGGAGTGGTGATTCATGGTTGA
- a CDS encoding DUF3147 family protein yields the protein MNKQDLFIRFILGGTAVMVSYLVTVLSPWKILAGIFAAFPAVMLTAVLMVGIASGSKKAGKIANGSVFGMIGGVVCVTTVLLVLQLSKDWMLSIILGLFFWLGSSIAIAQIREKLNFREIRSRFIIQKRSETSLGWLQIFFALTKWGTVPTSLKHVLV from the coding sequence ATGAATAAACAGGACTTATTTATTCGTTTTATCTTAGGCGGCACGGCTGTTATGGTTAGCTACTTAGTCACGGTTTTATCACCTTGGAAAATACTTGCAGGGATTTTTGCAGCGTTTCCTGCCGTTATGCTCACGGCAGTCTTAATGGTTGGAATAGCTTCGGGTTCAAAAAAAGCTGGGAAAATTGCCAATGGTTCCGTGTTTGGGATGATTGGTGGGGTTGTATGTGTAACAACAGTCCTGCTCGTTTTGCAGTTGAGCAAAGATTGGATGTTAAGCATTATTTTAGGCTTATTCTTCTGGCTAGGGAGCTCGATTGCGATTGCACAAATTAGGGAAAAATTAAATTTTCGCGAAATAAGAAGCCGCTTCATCATACAAAAAAGATCTGAAACCAGCTTGGGCTGGCTTCAGATCTTTTTTGCTTTAACGAAGTGGGGGACTGTCCCCACTTCGTTAAAGCATGTCCTGGTTTAA
- a CDS encoding DUF3147 family protein yields MAEISVAAALIRFLLGGTAVLVATIVAKKLGEKTGGIFAAFPAVYLAAILTTRLDFNGQELISQSVILSKGAIIGMSINILIAIIAGYLLPKHGWKLGLVQTLICWFAVSIAVVFVTSYAF; encoded by the coding sequence GTGGCAGAAATTTCAGTAGCTGCAGCACTAATTCGTTTTCTGTTAGGTGGAACTGCCGTCCTAGTCGCAACGATTGTCGCTAAGAAGCTAGGTGAAAAGACAGGGGGAATCTTTGCTGCATTTCCTGCAGTCTATTTAGCCGCTATTTTGACTACTCGCTTAGATTTTAATGGGCAAGAGTTAATCAGCCAATCGGTCATATTATCAAAAGGAGCTATTATTGGGATGAGTATTAATATCCTGATTGCGATTATCGCTGGTTATCTATTACCGAAACATGGTTGGAAGCTGGGTCTTGTTCAGACGCTTATATGTTGGTTTGCTGTTTCGATTGCAGTTGTTTTTGTGACATCCTATGCATTCTAA